The Flavobacterium jumunjinense genome includes a region encoding these proteins:
- a CDS encoding RluA family pseudouridine synthase — protein sequence MLHDFFQAFKTDISSISLPEKFTFPFYYEPHELSILATKDLQHYLETQTNFIHNFGLQEAQEGLVIGKMFGVLVCQNQEGQLGYLWAYSGKLAESNEHLYFVPPIFDMLPKDGFYKIEEEVVNGINREIEALENATDYILAKENGKTTQEKAAEDILKQKERIKTLKAARDQRRKELSNNLTTEELNKLELELSEESKKESILLKKMTKYWNYKIEAAKKEIAVFTSQIKVLKEIRKQKSGELQQQLFDSYAFLNQAKKIKSVGQIFDNNPPAGAGECAAPKLLHYAFENDLKPIAMAEFWWGQSPKSEVRKHKNFYPACRSKCEPILAHMLDGIVLEDNPFLENPAAGKDISVVFEDDYLAVINKPPEFLSVPGKNVIDSVAKRVKVLYPTATGPLIVHRLDMSTSGLLLIAKSEAIYKELQSQFIKRTIKKRYVAILDGIVSNDEGVIDLPLRVDLDNRPNQLVCYEHGKQARTEYKVIERKDGKTRIHFFPISGRTHQLRVHASHSLGLNCPIVGDDLYGTKSDRLHLHAEEITFFHPIVKENITIFEAAEF from the coding sequence ATGTTACACGATTTTTTTCAAGCTTTCAAAACCGATATTTCAAGTATTTCATTACCTGAAAAATTCACTTTTCCTTTTTACTACGAACCCCACGAACTGAGTATTCTGGCTACAAAAGATTTACAACATTATTTGGAAACCCAAACAAATTTCATACACAATTTCGGACTACAAGAAGCCCAAGAAGGTTTGGTAATCGGAAAAATGTTTGGTGTTTTAGTTTGTCAGAACCAAGAAGGACAATTAGGCTATTTATGGGCCTATTCTGGAAAACTAGCAGAAAGTAATGAACATCTTTATTTTGTGCCACCCATTTTTGATATGCTTCCAAAAGATGGATTCTACAAAATTGAAGAAGAAGTGGTTAATGGAATTAATCGCGAAATTGAAGCACTCGAAAATGCTACCGATTATATTCTTGCGAAAGAAAATGGAAAAACGACACAAGAGAAAGCAGCTGAAGATATTCTGAAACAAAAAGAACGTATTAAAACTTTGAAAGCAGCTCGAGATCAAAGAAGAAAAGAGCTTTCGAATAATCTAACAACAGAAGAGCTAAATAAGTTAGAGTTAGAACTTTCGGAAGAAAGTAAGAAAGAAAGTATTTTGCTTAAAAAAATGACAAAATACTGGAACTATAAAATAGAAGCTGCTAAAAAAGAAATAGCTGTTTTCACCAGTCAAATCAAAGTACTTAAAGAGATCCGAAAACAAAAATCGGGAGAATTACAACAACAACTTTTTGATAGTTATGCATTCTTAAATCAGGCTAAAAAAATTAAAAGTGTTGGTCAAATTTTTGATAATAATCCACCAGCAGGAGCAGGAGAATGTGCCGCTCCAAAACTATTACACTATGCTTTTGAAAATGATTTAAAACCTATTGCAATGGCAGAGTTTTGGTGGGGACAATCACCAAAATCGGAAGTACGAAAACATAAAAATTTCTATCCTGCTTGCCGAAGTAAATGCGAACCTATTTTAGCACACATGCTAGATGGCATTGTGTTAGAGGACAATCCTTTTTTAGAAAATCCTGCCGCTGGGAAAGACATTTCTGTCGTTTTTGAAGACGATTATTTGGCTGTTATTAATAAACCGCCAGAATTCTTATCGGTTCCAGGAAAAAATGTAATCGATTCTGTTGCTAAAAGGGTAAAAGTTTTATATCCAACTGCTACTGGTCCTTTAATTGTTCATCGTTTGGATATGTCAACTTCTGGTTTGCTATTAATTGCAAAATCGGAAGCCATTTATAAAGAATTACAATCACAGTTCATAAAACGTACTATTAAAAAACGCTATGTTGCAATTTTAGATGGTATTGTTTCTAATGATGAAGGAGTTATCGATTTGCCTTTGCGGGTAGATTTAGACAACCGACCAAATCAATTGGTGTGCTATGAACATGGTAAACAAGCTCGAACTGAATATAAAGTAATCGAAAGAAAAGATGGAAAAACACGCATTCACTTCTTCCCTATTTCAGGTAGAACACATCAGTTGCGTGTGCATGCTTCCCATTCGTTAGGACTAAATTGTCCTATTGTGGGTGATGATTTGTATGGTACAAAATCGGATAGATTGCACCTTCATGCTGAAGAAATTACTTTTTTTCACCCTATTGTAAAAGAAAATATAACTATTTTTGAAGCTGCTGAGTTTTAA
- a CDS encoding M1 family metallopeptidase yields the protein MKKLLIIGLLAIGIQNLTAQNFTRRDSLHGGLRFERNCFDVQRYDLNIKINPEERNIVGYNEITFKVVEPTTKIQLDLFDNMQVDSIVWNNQKLTYKREYDAVFVSFPKELAKDTNDKVRFYYSGKPKVAKNAPWDGGFVFKKDNNDKHFIAVAVQGTGASLWYPVKDSQTDEPDNGASIKVAVPNGLMNVSNGRFKGSEAIENGYTRWDWEVINPINNYTITVNIADYVHIQDKLDNLDLDYYVLRENEAKAKKHFKADVKPMMDCFQTKFGRYPFWEDGYKLVETPYLGMEHQSAVAYGNKYRKGYLGRDLSGTGEGMSFDFIIIHETGHEWFGNSVTSKDIADMWIHEAFTTYSETVFIECAKGYDAAMNYINGQSNNVQNDRPVIGQYGVNNEGSSDMYYKGALLLNTLRHVVDNDTKWWNIVLKYSETYRKKIIDTKTVVDFFNKETGRNLTPIFDQYLNYTTIPKLEIKAYKKRFQYRWVTDVANFEMPVDLLIGDRKIRLNASNEWQKAGEVITNFNDIKVLTNHFFIKVNE from the coding sequence ATGAAAAAACTACTAATCATAGGGTTACTTGCTATTGGAATCCAAAACCTAACTGCACAAAATTTTACCCGTAGAGATTCCCTACATGGTGGATTGCGTTTTGAACGCAACTGTTTTGATGTGCAACGATATGATCTAAATATCAAGATTAATCCAGAAGAAAGGAATATTGTCGGTTATAACGAAATTACGTTTAAAGTAGTTGAACCTACGACAAAAATTCAATTGGATTTGTTTGATAATATGCAAGTTGATTCTATTGTTTGGAACAATCAAAAACTAACCTATAAAAGAGAATATGATGCTGTTTTTGTTAGTTTTCCAAAGGAATTAGCAAAAGACACCAATGATAAAGTCCGTTTTTACTATTCGGGAAAACCGAAAGTTGCTAAAAATGCTCCTTGGGACGGTGGCTTTGTATTTAAAAAAGATAACAACGACAAACATTTTATCGCTGTCGCAGTGCAAGGAACAGGTGCTAGTTTATGGTATCCAGTAAAAGATTCACAAACAGATGAACCTGACAATGGTGCTTCTATTAAAGTAGCGGTTCCAAATGGTTTAATGAATGTATCGAACGGTCGTTTTAAAGGTTCTGAAGCTATTGAAAATGGTTATACGCGTTGGGATTGGGAAGTAATTAACCCTATAAACAACTATACTATTACCGTAAATATTGCCGATTATGTTCATATTCAGGATAAATTAGACAATCTCGATTTAGATTATTATGTTTTAAGAGAAAATGAAGCGAAAGCCAAAAAACATTTTAAAGCTGATGTAAAACCAATGATGGATTGTTTTCAAACAAAATTTGGTCGCTATCCTTTTTGGGAAGATGGTTATAAATTGGTGGAAACTCCCTATTTAGGAATGGAACATCAAAGTGCTGTTGCCTATGGAAATAAATACAGAAAAGGATATTTAGGCAGAGATTTATCGGGCACAGGAGAAGGAATGAGTTTCGATTTTATTATTATCCATGAAACAGGTCATGAATGGTTTGGAAATAGCGTAACGAGTAAAGACATTGCCGATATGTGGATTCATGAAGCTTTTACAACCTATAGCGAAACTGTTTTCATTGAATGTGCCAAAGGATATGATGCTGCGATGAACTATATTAATGGTCAATCTAATAATGTACAAAATGACCGACCAGTTATTGGTCAATACGGTGTGAACAATGAAGGAAGTAGCGATATGTATTACAAAGGAGCTTTACTTTTAAACACGCTTCGTCATGTAGTTGATAATGACACGAAATGGTGGAACATTGTGTTGAAATATTCTGAAACTTACCGTAAAAAAATTATTGATACTAAAACTGTAGTTGACTTTTTTAATAAAGAAACAGGACGTAATTTAACACCTATATTCGATCAGTATTTGAATTATACTACAATTCCAAAATTAGAAATTAAAGCCTATAAAAAACGCTTTCAATACCGTTGGGTTACTGATGTAGCTAATTTCGAAATGCCTGTTGATCTTTTAATTGGTGATCGAAAAATACGATTAAATGCTAGCAACGAATGGCAAAAAGCAGGAGAAGTGATTACTAATTTTAATGATATAAAAGTACTAACAAATCACTTTTTCATTAAAGTGAATGAGTAA
- a CDS encoding AMP-binding protein, which produces MIIQELTHKKVHNRFKLNGYYYSYDDMRTIAYEFIKEGNEEEIHIGEFLLEWLDEDLYIEVQTSGTTGNPKVIKLKKQAMIQSALATGDFFNLRPGNSALLCLSAKYIAGKMMIVRALILGLELDTVVVDGKPLIEKEYDFVAMVPLQVENSFDKLDQIKKIIIGGAPVSNALAIKLQHTTVAAYETYGMTETITHIGVRKIGEDNFKTLPNVFVKKDDRGCLVINATKILEEEIVTNDSVEIISESEFKWLGRLDNVINSGGVKLFPEQIEAKLQEKITNRFFVAGIEDEKLGQKLILIIESEEKEIPSSLFDVLDKFEKPKAIAFLSKFVVTETGKINRLETLEKTKGAN; this is translated from the coding sequence ATGATAATACAAGAATTAACCCACAAAAAAGTTCACAATCGTTTTAAATTAAATGGCTATTATTATAGTTATGATGATATGCGAACAATTGCTTATGAATTCATTAAAGAAGGAAATGAAGAAGAGATTCACATTGGAGAATTTCTATTGGAATGGTTGGATGAAGATTTATATATAGAAGTGCAAACTTCGGGAACAACAGGAAATCCTAAAGTAATTAAGCTAAAAAAACAAGCCATGATTCAATCGGCTTTAGCAACAGGAGATTTTTTCAATTTACGACCAGGAAATTCAGCTCTACTATGTTTATCCGCAAAATACATTGCTGGAAAAATGATGATAGTACGTGCTTTAATTCTAGGTTTAGAGTTAGATACAGTTGTGGTAGATGGAAAACCATTAATAGAAAAAGAGTATGATTTTGTAGCAATGGTGCCTTTGCAAGTAGAAAATTCATTTGATAAATTAGATCAAATTAAAAAAATAATTATAGGTGGAGCACCTGTTTCTAATGCGTTAGCAATAAAGTTACAGCACACAACTGTAGCTGCTTATGAAACTTATGGAATGACAGAAACAATAACACATATTGGAGTTCGTAAAATTGGAGAAGATAATTTTAAAACATTGCCAAATGTGTTTGTAAAAAAAGACGATCGTGGTTGTTTAGTTATTAATGCGACAAAAATTCTTGAAGAAGAGATTGTAACCAATGATAGTGTTGAAATCATTTCAGAATCAGAATTCAAATGGTTGGGGCGACTTGATAATGTGATTAATAGTGGAGGAGTGAAGCTATTTCCAGAACAGATTGAAGCAAAACTACAAGAAAAAATAACGAATCGTTTTTTTGTTGCAGGAATTGAAGATGAAAAATTAGGGCAAAAATTAATATTAATTATAGAATCCGAAGAAAAAGAAATTCCAAGTTCATTATTTGATGTTTTGGATAAGTTTGAAAAACCAAAAGCTATTGCGTTTTTGTCAAAATTTGTCGTAACTGAAACAGGAAAAATTAACCGTTTGGAAACGTTAGAAAAAACAAAAGGAGCTAATTAA
- a CDS encoding CPBP family intramembrane glutamic endopeptidase, producing the protein MYLEQVKKFTANPILYFVFPVAFIALMVMNYVASEGVDTNELIQQIIKTFGVNGAFIMLIAPLSIGLLGVLFWVKFIQGQTIRSLTTSRSKVDWKRIFFSFFIWGSITTIMTLLAYYTNPESFVWNFKPEKFMVFLILAIILVPMQTSFEEYLFRGNMMQGMALVTKSRLIPLLVTSILFGLMHIANPEVGKVGYIIMVYYIGTGLFLGILTIMDEGLELALGFHAANNLVGALLVTADWTAFQTHSVFKDISEPSAGFEIIFPVLIIFPLLLFLFSKVYKWKNWKEKLTGNLDNK; encoded by the coding sequence ATGTATTTAGAACAAGTTAAAAAATTCACCGCTAATCCTATTTTATATTTTGTATTTCCTGTAGCATTTATAGCTTTAATGGTAATGAATTATGTTGCTAGTGAAGGTGTAGATACGAATGAACTAATTCAACAAATTATAAAAACATTTGGAGTGAATGGTGCATTTATTATGCTTATTGCTCCGCTTTCTATAGGTTTACTAGGTGTTTTGTTTTGGGTAAAATTTATTCAAGGTCAGACGATAAGAAGCTTAACCACATCTCGATCTAAGGTAGATTGGAAACGTATTTTTTTTTCTTTCTTTATTTGGGGATCAATTACAACAATAATGACACTATTAGCCTATTATACTAATCCAGAAAGTTTTGTTTGGAATTTTAAACCAGAAAAATTCATGGTGTTCTTAATTCTAGCTATAATTTTAGTACCCATGCAAACAAGTTTTGAAGAATATCTTTTTAGAGGTAATATGATGCAAGGAATGGCATTGGTTACTAAAAGTAGATTAATTCCATTATTAGTGACGTCTATTTTATTTGGTTTAATGCATATTGCGAATCCAGAAGTTGGAAAAGTGGGTTACATTATTATGGTTTATTACATAGGAACAGGATTATTTTTAGGAATACTGACAATAATGGACGAGGGTTTAGAATTAGCTCTTGGTTTTCATGCAGCCAATAATTTGGTAGGAGCACTTTTAGTTACAGCCGATTGGACAGCATTTCAAACACATTCTGTTTTTAAAGATATTTCAGAGCCTTCAGCTGGTTTTGAAATTATTTTCCCTGTTTTAATCATTTTTCCACTGTTACTGTTTTTGTTTTCTAAAGTTTATAAATGGAAAAATTGGAAAGAAAAATTAACTGGAAATTTAGATAATAAGTAA
- the arsC gene encoding arsenate reductase (glutaredoxin) (This arsenate reductase requires both glutathione and glutaredoxin to convert arsenate to arsenite, after which the efflux transporter formed by ArsA and ArsB can extrude the arsenite from the cell, providing resistance.), whose protein sequence is MITIYHNPRCSKSRDGLCEIETLNKPFTLRKYMDELFTKEELEDVIQKLGIEPIELVRVKEKIWIEEYKGKTLTNDAIIDAMLKHPKLIERPIIVNDNKAVIARPLDMINKIL, encoded by the coding sequence ATGATAACAATATACCACAATCCAAGATGTTCGAAATCCAGAGATGGTTTATGTGAGATTGAAACTTTAAACAAGCCTTTCACATTAAGAAAATATATGGATGAGCTTTTCACAAAAGAAGAATTAGAAGATGTGATTCAAAAATTGGGAATTGAACCTATAGAGCTTGTTCGAGTAAAAGAAAAAATCTGGATTGAAGAATACAAAGGTAAAACACTAACAAATGATGCAATAATTGATGCAATGCTAAAACATCCTAAACTTATTGAACGTCCTATAATTGTGAATGATAATAAAGCTGTTATAGCAAGGCCTTTAGATATGATTAACAAAATTCTATGA
- a CDS encoding outer membrane beta-barrel family protein, which yields MLKNYNLILFFLLSALAFGQQKPDAKRIKITGKIFEKGTTLPLEYATVVFQDAKNPEKLNGTVTDLNGEFNFEVQSGTYNVRFEFISFKTVEFKNKTYNTNTDFGTIYLEADIAQLQGVELIAERSTVEIKLDKRVYNVGKDMMVKGGTVSDVLDNVPSVTVDPEGNVALRGNENVRILIDGKPSGLAGINIADALKLLPADAVEKVEVVTNPSARYDAEGSGGIINIILRKGKAQGLNGSFVASAGDPESYSGSASLNYRSDNFNLFSNTGYNYRTSLGNSLTNSTYFDNTGAVNNYIDERRNNERLNKGYNTNFGVELFIDKTTSWTNSLTVQNSRGENPDNVFFYNYDNARNATFTRNRFNDQRSKDFTFEYATNFTKNFKKEDHKLTIDMSFSENRENDNAIINDQILGDPSTAFTERTLNPQNQNRNLFQTDYVLPLGENSRFEAGYRGSFQKNLTDFDISALDAGGNWVRNDVYSNLLEYKENINAFYMQFGSKINKFSYFLGLRFEDSNIEVNSISANDYNTKNYNNFFPTATVNYEFSETSSMSLSYSKRINRPRGRFLNPFSTYSSRINIFRGNPDLNPAYTNSIDLGYLKRWNKVTFNTSAYVNITDDSFQFIRRESGLIADGVPVIESTPINLATELRAGFEFNINYSPFKWWKLNSNFNLFRNETKGDYRYINSVNTEVVQNFDNTATSWFTRISSKVTLPYKIDWQVNATYHAPENNAQGRRYDMTSVNLAFSKDVLKDKGTIALNVSDLFNTRKRRWETNLENITSYSEFQWRQRQINLSFTYRFNKKKNERENNRRDDGGGDDFVG from the coding sequence ATGCTAAAAAACTACAACCTAATTCTTTTCTTTTTGCTTTCTGCATTAGCCTTTGGCCAACAGAAACCAGATGCTAAAAGAATAAAAATTACTGGAAAAATTTTCGAAAAAGGAACAACGCTTCCTTTAGAATATGCAACAGTTGTTTTTCAAGATGCCAAGAATCCTGAAAAACTTAATGGAACAGTAACCGATTTAAATGGAGAATTTAATTTCGAAGTACAATCTGGAACCTATAATGTTCGTTTTGAATTTATTTCATTTAAAACGGTAGAATTTAAAAATAAAACCTATAATACAAATACCGATTTTGGTACAATATATCTTGAAGCAGATATTGCTCAACTTCAAGGTGTAGAACTAATTGCAGAGCGCTCTACAGTTGAAATTAAACTTGATAAGAGAGTGTACAATGTTGGAAAAGACATGATGGTAAAAGGAGGAACAGTTAGTGACGTTTTAGATAACGTTCCTTCTGTTACTGTAGATCCAGAAGGTAATGTTGCGCTTAGAGGTAATGAAAATGTTAGAATATTAATTGATGGGAAACCATCTGGTTTAGCTGGAATAAATATTGCTGATGCTTTAAAATTATTACCTGCCGATGCTGTTGAAAAAGTAGAAGTAGTTACAAATCCTTCTGCTCGTTATGATGCTGAAGGTAGTGGAGGAATTATTAATATTATCCTTAGAAAAGGAAAAGCACAAGGATTGAATGGTTCTTTTGTAGCTTCTGCTGGTGATCCAGAAAGCTATAGTGGTAGTGCAAGTTTAAACTATAGAAGTGATAATTTTAATTTGTTTTCGAATACGGGTTATAATTACAGAACTTCTTTAGGGAATTCTTTAACTAATTCGACCTATTTTGACAATACTGGTGCTGTTAATAACTACATCGATGAAAGAAGAAATAACGAACGTTTAAACAAAGGGTATAATACAAACTTTGGTGTTGAATTATTTATTGATAAAACAACAAGCTGGACAAACTCATTAACGGTCCAGAATAGTAGAGGTGAAAACCCAGATAACGTTTTCTTCTATAATTATGATAATGCTAGAAATGCAACTTTTACAAGAAATCGTTTTAACGATCAAAGAAGTAAAGATTTCACTTTTGAATATGCTACAAATTTTACTAAAAATTTCAAAAAAGAAGATCATAAGTTAACTATTGACATGTCTTTTTCTGAAAATAGAGAAAATGATAATGCAATTATCAACGATCAAATTCTAGGCGATCCGAGTACTGCTTTCACAGAGAGAACTCTTAATCCGCAAAATCAAAATCGTAACCTTTTTCAAACTGATTATGTTTTGCCATTAGGTGAAAATTCTCGTTTTGAAGCTGGTTATAGAGGTAGTTTTCAAAAGAATTTAACCGATTTTGATATTAGCGCTTTAGATGCAGGTGGAAACTGGGTAAGAAATGATGTTTATTCTAATTTATTGGAATATAAAGAAAACATTAATGCATTCTATATGCAGTTTGGCTCTAAAATTAATAAGTTTTCTTATTTCTTAGGACTACGTTTTGAAGATAGTAATATTGAAGTAAATTCAATTTCTGCAAATGATTACAATACTAAGAACTATAATAACTTCTTCCCTACTGCTACTGTAAATTATGAATTTTCAGAAACAAGTAGCATGAGTTTAAGTTACAGTAAAAGAATTAACAGACCTAGAGGACGTTTCTTGAATCCTTTTTCAACTTATTCAAGTAGAATTAACATATTTAGAGGAAATCCAGACTTAAATCCTGCTTACACAAATTCAATTGATTTAGGCTATTTAAAAAGATGGAACAAAGTTACTTTCAATACATCTGCCTATGTTAATATTACAGACGACTCTTTTCAATTTATTAGAAGAGAATCTGGTTTAATTGCAGATGGTGTTCCTGTTATTGAATCAACTCCTATTAATCTAGCTACAGAACTTAGAGCTGGTTTTGAATTTAATATTAATTATTCTCCATTTAAATGGTGGAAATTAAACTCTAATTTTAATCTTTTCAGAAATGAAACAAAAGGAGATTACCGCTATATAAATTCTGTAAACACAGAAGTAGTACAAAACTTTGATAATACTGCAACAAGCTGGTTTACTCGAATATCTTCTAAAGTAACTTTACCTTATAAAATTGATTGGCAAGTAAACGCTACATATCATGCTCCTGAAAATAATGCACAAGGAAGAAGGTATGACATGACAAGTGTTAATCTTGCATTTAGCAAAGATGTTTTAAAAGACAAAGGTACTATAGCACTTAATGTGAGTGATTTATTTAACACTAGAAAAAGACGTTGGGAAACCAACTTAGAGAACATTACTAGTTATTCTGAGTTCCAATGGAGACAAAGACAAATTAATCTTTCTTTTACTTACAGATTTAACAAAAAGAAAAATGAGAGAGAAAACAACCGTAGAGATGACGGTGGTGGAGACGATTTCGTTGGATAA
- the fumC gene encoding class II fumarate hydratase: protein MKYRIEKDTLGEIKVPENKLWGAQTERSKNNFKIGTAASMPIEVIKAFGYLKKAAAYTNTESKILSLEKRDLISKVCDEIIEEKLNDHFPLVIWQTGSGTQSNMNVNEVIANRAQLLSGMQIGEDPILKANDDVNKSQSSNDTFPTAMHISAFMMLVEKTIPAIENLSTTFQEKSETFKDIVKIGRTHLMDATPLTLGQEFSGYTQLLKNGLKTLKNSLNSLSELALGGTAVGTGLNTPKNYDTVVAKYISKFTGYPFITAPNKFEALSAHNAIVESHAALKQLAISLNKIANDIRMLASGPRSGIGELLLPENEPGSSIMPGKVNPTQCEALTMVCAQVMGNDVAITIGATQGHYELNVFKPMIIANFLQSAQLLGDACNSFNENCVRGIEPNLKRINELVNNSLMLVTALNTKIGYYKAAEIAQTAHKNNTTLKVEALRLGYITAEEFDNWVKPEDMI, encoded by the coding sequence ATGAAATATAGAATTGAAAAAGATACTTTAGGAGAAATAAAAGTTCCCGAAAATAAATTATGGGGAGCGCAAACCGAACGTTCTAAAAACAATTTCAAAATAGGAACAGCAGCATCGATGCCTATTGAGGTTATTAAAGCTTTTGGTTATCTGAAAAAAGCAGCAGCATATACAAACACTGAATCTAAAATACTATCTCTTGAAAAAAGAGATTTAATATCAAAAGTATGTGATGAAATAATTGAAGAGAAATTAAACGATCATTTCCCTTTAGTAATTTGGCAAACAGGATCTGGAACACAATCGAACATGAATGTGAATGAGGTAATTGCAAATAGAGCACAATTACTTAGTGGAATGCAAATTGGAGAAGATCCTATTTTAAAAGCCAATGATGATGTGAACAAATCGCAATCTTCTAATGATACTTTCCCAACAGCCATGCATATTTCGGCATTTATGATGCTTGTTGAAAAAACAATTCCAGCAATTGAAAATCTTTCAACAACCTTTCAGGAAAAATCAGAAACATTCAAAGATATTGTAAAAATTGGTCGAACTCATTTAATGGATGCAACACCTTTAACATTAGGACAAGAATTTTCTGGATACACCCAACTACTCAAAAACGGATTAAAAACTTTAAAAAATTCCCTTAACAGTTTATCAGAGTTAGCCCTTGGAGGAACTGCCGTAGGAACTGGTTTAAATACGCCTAAAAATTATGATACCGTTGTTGCAAAATACATTTCAAAATTTACAGGATATCCATTTATAACAGCTCCCAATAAGTTTGAAGCACTCTCAGCTCACAATGCAATTGTAGAAAGTCATGCTGCATTAAAACAACTAGCCATATCATTAAATAAAATTGCAAACGATATTCGAATGTTAGCTTCTGGACCACGTTCTGGAATTGGAGAATTATTGCTTCCTGAAAATGAGCCTGGCTCTTCTATAATGCCAGGAAAAGTGAACCCAACTCAGTGTGAAGCCTTAACAATGGTTTGTGCACAAGTAATGGGTAATGATGTAGCTATAACAATTGGGGCAACACAAGGACATTATGAATTGAATGTTTTTAAACCGATGATTATTGCTAATTTTCTTCAATCGGCACAGTTATTAGGAGATGCTTGTAATTCTTTTAACGAGAACTGTGTAAGAGGTATTGAACCTAATTTAAAAAGAATCAACGAATTAGTAAACAATTCCTTAATGCTTGTAACTGCTTTAAATACAAAAATAGGGTATTATAAAGCCGCGGAAATAGCACAAACGGCTCATAAAAACAACACCACTTTAAAAGTAGAAGCGCTTAGGTTAGGATATATTACAGCCGAAGAATTTGATAATTGGGTGAAACCCGAAGATATGATTTAA
- the corA gene encoding magnesium/cobalt transporter CorA — MRKLRYKKGRKAILQPLEYTGLFKDKETEIQLFVYNEKDVKEYEAITVNKFKDLRNISSNNWLNIHGLNNVEVIKSLADTLQLNSLIVSDILNIARGTRLDELDDSLFFSIKSILPNDNENTILIEQISFLLQDNLIVSFQEKRGDFFTHIRERLRENTGIVRKKKVDYLMYLLLDAVIENFYITIENKENKIETLLLASKTADDPSIMVEIERLREIFQLLKRSITPLRDALFTIKTIKEDDEFNGIEASNYIFFGRLHQKTLELLEQIEYDMSTLDSASNFFYTAQSHRMNEVMKTLTVISSVFLPLTFIAGIYGMNFKYMPELNYNYGYYVIIALMFVIVIAMLIYFKKKRWF; from the coding sequence TTGAGAAAATTAAGATACAAGAAAGGAAGAAAAGCAATTTTACAACCTTTAGAATATACTGGGCTTTTTAAGGACAAAGAAACCGAAATACAACTTTTTGTTTATAACGAAAAAGATGTAAAAGAGTATGAAGCAATCACGGTAAATAAGTTTAAAGACTTAAGAAATATTTCATCAAATAATTGGTTAAATATTCATGGTTTGAATAATGTTGAAGTTATCAAATCTTTAGCAGATACTCTTCAATTGAATAGTTTAATTGTTTCGGATATTTTAAATATTGCTAGAGGAACCCGCTTGGATGAATTGGACGATTCTCTTTTCTTTAGTATTAAATCGATTCTACCTAATGACAATGAGAATACTATTTTAATTGAACAGATTAGTTTTTTACTTCAAGATAATTTGATTGTTTCTTTTCAGGAAAAAAGAGGTGATTTTTTTACACATATTAGAGAAAGATTAAGAGAAAACACAGGGATTGTTCGTAAGAAAAAAGTGGATTACCTGATGTATTTACTTTTAGATGCTGTTATCGAAAATTTTTACATTACGATAGAGAACAAAGAAAATAAAATTGAAACTTTACTATTGGCTTCAAAAACAGCTGATGATCCTTCTATCATGGTAGAAATTGAAAGATTACGTGAAATTTTTCAATTATTGAAAAGGTCAATAACTCCATTAAGAGATGCTTTGTTTACCATAAAAACTATAAAGGAAGATGATGAGTTTAACGGGATTGAGGCTTCAAATTATATCTTTTTTGGACGATTACATCAAAAAACATTAGAGCTTTTAGAACAGATTGAGTATGATATGTCAACATTAGATAGTGCCAGTAATTTTTTCTATACAGCTCAAAGTCATAGAATGAATGAAGTAATGAAAACCTTGACAGTAATTTCATCTGTATTTTTGCCATTAACATTTATTGCTGGTATTTATGGTATGAATTTTAAATATATGCCCGAATTAAATTATAATTATGGTTATTATGTAATTATCGCATTAATGTTTGTTATTGTTATAGCAATGTTGATTTACTTTAAAAAGAAAAGATGGTTTTAA